One segment of Mycolicibacterium sp. YH-1 DNA contains the following:
- a CDS encoding DUF3297 family protein, whose product MPEDQNTDTPPNHLSIDPRSPFYSEEALRRDVGIRFNGIEKTNVHEYNVAEGWVRVEVPTAKDRRGNPMVVKLSGTVEPYFR is encoded by the coding sequence ATGCCCGAGGATCAGAACACAGACACTCCGCCGAATCACCTCTCCATCGATCCGCGCAGCCCCTTCTACAGCGAAGAAGCTCTCCGCCGCGACGTGGGCATTCGTTTCAATGGCATCGAGAAAACCAACGTTCACGAATACAACGTGGCCGAAGGTTGGGTGCGTGTTGAAGTCCCTACAGCGAAGGATCGCCGCGGAAATCCCATGGTCGTCAAGCTCAGTGGCACGGTCGAACCCTATTTCCGCTGA
- a CDS encoding TetR/AcrR family transcriptional regulator, producing MAEQGGRAVPASVANKLYAAADLIATSGLANTKIEDIAAASGVPKATLYYYFAGKDEILSFLLRDSLSLLAREVADAADAPGLGRERLIAVIAVQIEHTMNRPGSSRALVGDLGRAIRLPELASAVQDAFYDPIARVLEAGADDGSLRPLPDPQTGAMSIFGAIMMAAMLHNVISSDKEIREVADGVIDLVVNGVSSDRHP from the coding sequence GTGGCAGAACAGGGTGGACGCGCTGTGCCCGCATCGGTGGCGAACAAGCTGTATGCGGCAGCCGATCTCATCGCCACCAGCGGGCTCGCGAACACCAAGATCGAGGACATCGCCGCGGCGTCCGGCGTGCCGAAGGCGACGCTGTACTACTACTTCGCGGGCAAGGACGAAATCCTGTCGTTCCTGTTGCGTGATTCCCTCTCGCTGCTGGCACGCGAAGTGGCTGACGCTGCCGATGCACCGGGGCTCGGCAGGGAGCGACTGATAGCAGTGATTGCCGTCCAGATCGAGCACACGATGAACCGGCCCGGATCGAGCCGCGCACTCGTCGGAGACCTCGGACGCGCCATTCGCCTACCGGAGCTCGCCAGTGCCGTTCAAGACGCCTTCTACGACCCAATCGCTCGCGTGCTGGAAGCCGGCGCCGACGATGGTTCGCTTCGACCGCTCCCGGACCCCCAAACCGGTGCGATGAGCATCTTCGGCGCCATCATGATGGCGGCGATGCTGCACAACGTCATCAGCTCAGACAAGGAGATTCGCGAGGTTGCCGACGGCGTGATCGATCTGGTTGTCAACGGCGTTTCGTCGGATCGCCATCCCTGA
- a CDS encoding FAD-binding protein, with product MTTADVVVVGYGAAGVCAALEARSRGADVLALDRFNGGGATQMSGGIIYAGGGTWVQRAAGLDDTSDAMFAYLHAEIGDAVRPETLRRFVDSSPGMIDWLSAHGVPFEASVCPYKTSYPNNKYYLYYSGSENSGRFRSVTAPVQRGHRAKGPGASGKMIFQPLAAAAERNGVRVQLHTRAMSLLTDADGVVVGVRVATLAEAPAWVRRRYRTYAALAVKPGIYYEPLRTAMEHNLARLERKYARTVDIHARKAVILTAGGYIANQDWIAEHATAYREGLRLGTTGDDGSGISLATDIGAAVDRLDNVSAWRFITPPSAFLGALVVNARGQRIIDETRYGAALGHAMIQDHGGKGWILADHRLLTQARADLAQQAIWFQRLQMEAMLRTDSVRADTLEGVAAKAGVDPVGLRETVAAHNDAAAAAAPDPMGKPAEFVRPVGEGPFVLISLSVKRSVINPTPMFTLGGLVVDEDTGAVTTPTGESIPGLYAAGRTAIGVCANSYVSGLSLADCVFSGRRAAEHAVQHSPVTS from the coding sequence ATGACTACAGCTGATGTGGTGGTAGTCGGCTACGGCGCTGCGGGTGTGTGTGCTGCCTTGGAGGCCCGGTCCCGCGGCGCCGATGTCCTGGCCCTCGACCGGTTCAACGGGGGTGGGGCTACGCAGATGTCCGGGGGGATCATCTACGCCGGTGGTGGAACGTGGGTTCAGCGTGCAGCGGGACTCGACGACACCAGCGACGCCATGTTCGCGTATCTGCATGCGGAGATCGGAGATGCCGTCCGGCCCGAGACCTTGCGGCGCTTCGTTGACTCCAGTCCGGGAATGATCGATTGGCTCTCTGCCCACGGCGTCCCGTTCGAAGCCTCGGTGTGTCCGTACAAGACGTCGTATCCGAACAACAAGTACTACCTGTACTACTCAGGCAGCGAGAACTCCGGGCGCTTTCGCTCCGTCACTGCGCCGGTGCAGCGGGGGCATAGGGCCAAGGGGCCGGGCGCGTCGGGGAAGATGATCTTTCAGCCGCTCGCCGCGGCAGCGGAACGGAACGGTGTCCGTGTCCAGTTGCACACCCGCGCAATGTCATTGCTGACCGACGCGGACGGTGTGGTGGTCGGTGTACGGGTGGCCACGCTCGCCGAGGCGCCTGCGTGGGTCCGGCGTCGTTACCGTACCTACGCCGCCCTTGCGGTGAAGCCGGGTATCTACTACGAGCCGCTGCGCACGGCGATGGAGCACAACCTGGCCCGCTTGGAGCGAAAGTATGCCCGCACCGTCGATATTCACGCACGCAAGGCAGTGATCCTGACGGCAGGCGGGTACATCGCCAACCAGGACTGGATCGCCGAGCATGCGACCGCCTACCGCGAGGGGCTCCGGCTCGGCACCACCGGAGACGACGGCAGCGGTATCAGCCTGGCCACCGACATCGGTGCGGCCGTCGATCGCCTCGACAATGTGTCGGCATGGCGATTCATCACACCTCCGAGCGCATTTCTGGGGGCGCTGGTGGTCAACGCGCGCGGGCAACGGATCATCGACGAGACCCGCTACGGCGCGGCACTGGGTCATGCCATGATCCAGGACCACGGCGGCAAAGGGTGGATTCTCGCCGACCACCGGCTGCTCACGCAGGCGCGCGCTGACCTTGCGCAGCAGGCGATCTGGTTCCAGAGGCTCCAGATGGAGGCGATGTTGCGCACCGACAGCGTTCGCGCGGACACACTCGAGGGCGTGGCCGCCAAGGCCGGCGTCGACCCGGTTGGGCTGCGGGAGACAGTGGCGGCCCACAATGACGCCGCCGCTGCCGCAGCGCCCGACCCGATGGGTAAGCCGGCTGAATTCGTCCGCCCGGTGGGAGAGGGCCCGTTCGTTCTGATCTCACTGTCGGTGAAACGAAGCGTCATCAACCCGACTCCGATGTTCACCCTCGGCGGACTGGTGGTCGACGAAGACACCGGAGCAGTCACGACCCCGACTGGTGAATCGATTCCCGGCCTGTACGCGGCGGGGCGGACAGCCATCGGAGTCTGCGCCAACTCCTACGTCAGCGGGCTGTCCCTCGCCGATTGTGTGTTCTCAGGGCGGCGCGCAGCAGAACACGCCGTTCAACACTCCCCGGTCACATCCTGA
- a CDS encoding adenylate/guanylate cyclase domain-containing protein, protein MDAESFEGRSGGLDDADSDPGAQRFDSGYGVKGPLGWLKATNHSPGVVAFVRRARRALPGDPDFGDPLSASGVGGPRAAARAADRLLDRDAASREVSLGALQVWQALTERVSGQPANREVTLVFTDLVGFSDWALGAGDDATLRLLRRVAQVMEPPLLAAGGQIVKRMGDGTMSVFADPATAIGAVLTAMDAVKGVDVGGYTPRVRAGVHTGRPQRIGSDWLGVDVNIASRVMDRATRGGLVVSGATLERISADKLDSLGVSVKRVRKQLFSQKIAGVPEDLVMYWVKSRGGVADEVVDDGAAPGT, encoded by the coding sequence GTGGATGCCGAATCGTTCGAGGGGCGATCCGGTGGGCTGGACGACGCAGATTCGGACCCCGGGGCTCAGCGTTTCGACTCCGGTTACGGCGTCAAGGGGCCGCTGGGGTGGCTGAAGGCCACCAATCACAGCCCGGGCGTGGTCGCCTTCGTCCGGCGTGCGCGCCGCGCGCTTCCCGGCGATCCGGATTTCGGCGATCCGTTGTCGGCCTCGGGTGTGGGTGGCCCCCGCGCCGCCGCGCGGGCGGCCGACCGGCTTCTGGACCGCGACGCGGCGTCGCGCGAAGTCAGCCTGGGGGCACTGCAGGTATGGCAGGCCCTGACCGAACGGGTGTCGGGCCAGCCTGCCAACCGTGAGGTGACGCTCGTCTTCACCGATCTGGTCGGGTTCTCCGACTGGGCGCTCGGCGCAGGCGATGACGCCACGCTGCGGCTGTTGCGGCGGGTCGCCCAGGTCATGGAGCCCCCTCTGCTGGCTGCGGGCGGGCAGATCGTCAAGCGGATGGGCGACGGCACCATGAGCGTGTTCGCCGATCCCGCAACGGCCATCGGAGCCGTGCTCACCGCCATGGACGCCGTCAAAGGTGTTGACGTGGGCGGCTATACGCCGCGCGTGCGGGCAGGCGTGCACACCGGTCGGCCGCAGCGGATCGGTTCGGACTGGCTCGGTGTCGACGTCAACATCGCCTCGCGCGTCATGGACCGGGCGACCCGGGGCGGGCTCGTGGTGTCCGGTGCGACGTTGGAGCGGATCTCGGCGGACAAGTTGGACTCGCTGGGCGTCTCCGTCAAACGTGTTCGCAAGCAACTGTTCTCGCAAAAGATCGCCGGCGTCCCCGAGGACCTCGTCATGTACTGGGTGAAATCGCGCGGAGGCGTGGCGGACGAAGTCGTGGACGACGGGGCGGCTCCGGGAACGTAG
- a CDS encoding DUF222 domain-containing protein yields the protein MFDELVAEASPARGGCAVGAWARVEAAACARRLTAMVVILDARQSADDSASREQWYLDNWAAVCAEIGAAQQITPAAASRQLLVASSLRDRLPKVAAVFADGGLTYQLASAIVWRTAAIRDSDALRAVDSELSEALTDWPALSQQRTVDAIDVFVIRHDPHAVRRTQNKARGRSVDIDIDDASGVATLWGELFAHDAKALNQRLDTLAGTVCGSDLRTIDQRRADALGALAHGADRLACLCGQSECEAAAPAPSSTVIYVVTHDDTITDQSEGTERQDAALDGVQSRLFDRPVRELTLAEALHDADPASPRPPVPA from the coding sequence ATGTTCGATGAATTGGTCGCCGAGGCCTCTCCCGCCCGTGGGGGTTGCGCGGTCGGGGCGTGGGCGCGGGTGGAGGCCGCGGCCTGCGCCCGCCGCCTGACCGCGATGGTCGTCATCCTCGATGCCCGCCAGTCCGCCGACGACTCCGCCTCCCGCGAGCAGTGGTACCTCGACAACTGGGCAGCCGTGTGTGCCGAGATCGGCGCAGCCCAACAGATCACCCCCGCTGCGGCATCCAGACAGCTGTTGGTCGCCAGCTCACTACGCGACCGGCTGCCCAAGGTGGCCGCGGTGTTCGCCGACGGTGGCCTGACCTACCAACTGGCCTCCGCCATCGTGTGGCGCACCGCAGCGATCAGGGACTCCGACGCACTACGCGCGGTGGACTCCGAGCTGTCAGAGGCATTGACTGATTGGCCGGCGCTGTCACAGCAGAGAACGGTCGACGCGATCGACGTGTTCGTCATCCGCCACGACCCCCACGCGGTACGCCGCACCCAGAACAAGGCGCGCGGCCGATCGGTGGACATCGACATCGACGACGCCTCGGGCGTGGCGACCCTGTGGGGTGAGTTGTTCGCCCACGACGCCAAGGCCCTCAACCAACGTCTGGACACCCTGGCCGGCACGGTCTGCGGCAGCGACCTGCGAACCATCGATCAGCGCCGGGCTGATGCCCTCGGCGCACTGGCTCACGGGGCTGACCGGTTGGCGTGCCTGTGCGGCCAATCCGAGTGCGAGGCGGCGGCACCGGCCCCGAGTTCTACCGTGATCTATGTGGTCACTCACGACGACACCATCACCGACCAGAGCGAGGGCACCGAACGGCAGGATGCGGCCCTCGACGGTGTGCAGTCCCGGCTGTTCGACAGGCCGGTGCGCGAACTCACCCTGGCCGAGGCACTGCACGATGCCGACCCGGCGAGCCCGCGGCCACCCGTCCCGGCGTGA
- a CDS encoding HNH endonuclease signature motif containing protein — protein MPGPIVRRLALQAVIKRIIHPGDRPPEPRYVPSTALADFVRCRDLTCRFPGCDVSAERTDIDHTIPYPVGPTCASNLKCLCRFHHLLKTFWNGPKGWRDRQLPDGTVIWTTPGAQTYRTRPGSHLLFPALCKPTAPVPTPHTETAGSAITNSGLRMPRRDTTRAEARKRRIDEERRENEEAAILTMPDSNPPF, from the coding sequence GTGCCGGGGCCGATCGTCCGCCGCCTCGCGCTGCAGGCCGTGATCAAACGCATCATCCATCCCGGCGACAGACCACCCGAGCCCCGATACGTTCCGTCGACGGCGCTGGCCGACTTCGTGCGCTGCCGCGACCTCACATGCCGCTTCCCGGGCTGCGACGTGTCCGCCGAACGGACCGACATCGATCACACGATCCCGTACCCGGTGGGGCCGACGTGTGCGTCGAACCTGAAGTGCCTGTGTCGTTTTCATCATCTGCTCAAGACCTTCTGGAACGGGCCCAAAGGTTGGCGCGACCGCCAACTACCCGACGGCACGGTCATCTGGACCACACCGGGCGCGCAGACCTACCGCACCCGGCCCGGCAGCCACCTGCTCTTCCCCGCACTGTGCAAACCCACCGCACCCGTGCCGACGCCGCACACCGAAACCGCAGGGTCCGCCATCACCAACTCCGGCCTGCGCATGCCGCGCCGGGACACCACCCGGGCCGAGGCCCGCAAGCGCCGCATCGACGAGGAGCGCCGAGAGAACGAAGAGGCCGCGATACTCACGATGCCCGACTCAAACCCGCCGTTCTAA
- a CDS encoding FMN-binding glutamate synthase family protein → MTRPLIVAGVWGVSALAVFAALAVSSWWMVPATVLAGLAALGTWDLIQTRHTILRVYPILGHVRFVMELIRPEIRQYFIESNTEAAPFDRETRDLVYERAKATKGDEPFGTERDVNAVGYEFLRHSIRASLAKDLQPRVRLGGPDCAAPYDIALLNVSAMSFGALSAQAIEALSGGAARGGFAHDTGEGGISPYHLRGGADLIWEIGSGYFGCRDADGRFDAATFAEKARLPSVKAVSIKLSQGAKPGLGGVLPGAKVSPEIAATRGVPVGRTVVSPPSHSAFSTPTEFVAFIATLRRLSGGKPIGFKLCVGARTEFLSICKAIIATGIAPDFVIVDGGEGGTGAAPQEFEDHVGMPLTEGLMLVHNCLVGTGLRDRIRVGASGKVASGVDIVSRICQGADFTMSARAMMFAVGCIQALKCNTNHCPTGVATQDPARARALDVPDKSTRAFNYQQATVASAAQIVASMGLAGFHELSPAMLNRRIEGQRTRTYAEIYEWLMPGELLDDPPEAWRSDWIEASADEFT, encoded by the coding sequence ATCACGCGGCCTTTGATCGTCGCAGGTGTGTGGGGTGTATCCGCGCTGGCGGTGTTCGCCGCCCTCGCCGTTTCCAGTTGGTGGATGGTTCCGGCCACAGTGCTCGCGGGGCTGGCCGCGCTCGGGACGTGGGATCTGATCCAGACCCGGCACACCATCCTGCGTGTGTATCCGATCCTGGGTCACGTCCGCTTCGTGATGGAGTTGATCCGCCCCGAGATCCGCCAGTACTTCATCGAATCCAACACCGAGGCAGCCCCGTTCGACCGGGAGACCCGCGACCTGGTCTACGAGCGGGCGAAGGCCACCAAGGGCGACGAGCCATTCGGCACCGAACGCGACGTCAACGCAGTCGGCTACGAGTTCCTTCGGCATTCCATCCGGGCGTCCTTGGCCAAGGACCTGCAGCCCAGGGTGCGGCTCGGCGGCCCCGACTGCGCGGCGCCGTACGACATTGCGCTGCTCAACGTTTCGGCGATGAGCTTCGGCGCCTTGTCGGCCCAGGCGATCGAGGCCCTCAGCGGCGGCGCCGCACGGGGCGGTTTCGCCCACGACACCGGCGAGGGTGGCATCAGCCCCTACCACCTGCGCGGCGGCGCCGACCTCATCTGGGAGATCGGCTCGGGCTACTTCGGCTGCCGCGATGCCGACGGGCGCTTCGACGCCGCCACATTCGCCGAGAAAGCTCGGCTGCCGTCGGTGAAGGCGGTGTCAATCAAGCTGTCCCAGGGCGCCAAACCCGGCCTCGGGGGCGTGCTGCCGGGCGCCAAGGTCAGTCCCGAGATCGCGGCCACCCGCGGCGTGCCGGTGGGCAGGACGGTGGTGTCCCCGCCTTCGCACAGCGCGTTCAGCACGCCGACCGAGTTCGTCGCGTTCATCGCGACGCTGCGCCGACTGTCGGGCGGCAAGCCGATCGGGTTCAAACTGTGCGTCGGCGCCCGCACCGAGTTCTTGTCGATCTGCAAGGCGATCATCGCGACCGGCATCGCCCCCGACTTCGTGATCGTCGATGGCGGCGAGGGCGGTACCGGCGCCGCGCCGCAGGAGTTCGAGGACCACGTCGGCATGCCACTGACCGAGGGCCTGATGCTGGTGCACAACTGTCTGGTCGGCACCGGACTCCGCGACCGTATCCGGGTCGGCGCGTCGGGCAAGGTGGCCAGCGGCGTCGACATCGTCAGCCGCATCTGCCAGGGTGCGGACTTCACGATGTCAGCGCGGGCGATGATGTTCGCCGTCGGCTGCATCCAGGCGCTGAAGTGCAACACCAACCACTGTCCCACCGGCGTCGCCACCCAGGATCCAGCCCGTGCCCGGGCCCTCGACGTGCCGGACAAGAGCACCCGGGCATTCAACTACCAGCAGGCCACTGTCGCCAGCGCCGCGCAGATCGTGGCATCGATGGGACTGGCCGGTTTTCACGAACTGTCCCCGGCGATGTTGAACCGCCGCATCGAGGGCCAGCGCACGCGGACCTACGCCGAGATCTACGAGTGGCTGATGCCGGGCGAGTTGCTCGACGATCCGCCCGAGGCGTGGCGCTCGGACTGGATCGAGGCGTCCGCCGACGAGTTCACCTAA
- the pheS gene encoding phenylalanine--tRNA ligase subunit alpha, producing the protein MADQPVVKPGSTGPSEQALTEAVSAARRAFDAASDLEALARAKTDHLGDKSPIALARQALGSLPKTERADAGRLVNVARTEAQAAYDERLEALRLERDAAVLVAERIDVTLPSTRQPIGARHPITILAEHVADTFVAMGWELAEGPELETEQFNFDALNFPPDHPARSEQDTFHIAPEGSRQVLRTHTSPVQIRALLERELPVYIVSIGRTFRTDELDSTHTPVFHQVEGLAVDRGLTMAHLKGTLDSLARAEFGPAGRTRFRPHFFPFTEPSAEVDVWFENKKGGPGWVEWGGCGMVNPNVLRACGIDPDEYSGFAFGMGLERTLQFRNGIPDMRDMVEGDVRFSLPFGVGA; encoded by the coding sequence GTGGCTGATCAGCCCGTGGTAAAGCCGGGATCAACTGGACCGTCCGAGCAAGCGCTGACCGAAGCCGTCAGCGCGGCCCGGCGTGCCTTCGACGCCGCGTCCGATCTCGAGGCGCTGGCGCGCGCCAAGACCGATCACCTCGGTGACAAGTCGCCGATCGCGCTGGCTCGTCAGGCGCTGGGCTCGCTGCCCAAGACCGAGCGCGCCGATGCCGGCCGCCTCGTCAACGTGGCCCGCACCGAGGCTCAGGCCGCCTACGACGAACGCCTCGAGGCGCTGCGCCTCGAACGGGACGCGGCGGTGCTCGTCGCCGAGCGCATCGACGTGACCCTGCCCTCCACGCGTCAGCCGATCGGTGCACGGCACCCGATCACGATCCTGGCCGAGCACGTCGCCGACACCTTCGTGGCCATGGGCTGGGAACTGGCCGAGGGACCCGAACTCGAGACCGAGCAGTTCAACTTCGACGCCTTGAACTTCCCTCCCGACCATCCGGCGCGCAGTGAGCAGGACACGTTCCACATCGCACCCGAGGGGTCGCGCCAGGTGTTGCGCACGCACACCTCGCCGGTCCAGATCCGGGCACTGCTGGAGCGTGAGCTGCCCGTGTACATCGTGTCGATCGGCAGGACGTTCCGCACCGATGAGCTCGATTCGACGCACACGCCGGTGTTCCACCAGGTCGAGGGACTCGCGGTGGACCGCGGCCTGACGATGGCGCACCTCAAGGGCACGCTCGACTCGCTGGCCCGGGCGGAGTTCGGCCCCGCGGGTCGGACCCGCTTCCGGCCGCACTTCTTCCCGTTCACCGAGCCGTCCGCCGAGGTGGACGTCTGGTTCGAGAACAAGAAGGGTGGGCCGGGCTGGGTGGAATGGGGCGGTTGCGGCATGGTCAATCCAAACGTGTTGCGCGCCTGCGGTATCGACCCGGACGAGTATTCGGGCTTCGCGTTCGGCATGGGCCTGGAGCGCACACTTCAGTTCCGCAACGGCATCCCCGACATGCGTGACATGGTCGAGGGTGACGTGCGGTTCTCGCTTCCGTTCGGGGTGGGGGCCTGA
- the pheT gene encoding phenylalanine--tRNA ligase subunit beta, whose protein sequence is MRLPYSWLREIVSVGAPGWDVSPEELEQTFIRIGHEVEDIIPVGPVTGPLTVGRVVEIEELTEFKKPIRACKVDVGAQNLDGESRDIVCGASNFKVGDLVVVALPGTTLPGDFTIAKRKTYGRTSDGMICSSSELNLGSDHAGIMVLPPGTAEPGANAIDVLGLDDVVFDLAITPDRGYCLSVRGMAREIACAYDLDFVDPVDTIPALPAEGEAWPLTIQPGTGVQRFGLRPVTGIDPTAVSPWWMQRRLLLSGIRSISPAVDVTNYVMVEIGHPMHAHDRKLITGGFDVRFAKPGETVVTLDGVQRTLDPGDVLIVDDVATAALGGVMGAGTTEVRESTTDVLLEAAVWDPATVSRTQRRLHLVSEASRRYERTVDPAISVAALDRCAALLADIAGGTLEPTLTDWRGDPPREDWSPAPVSMALDLPDRTAGVSYAEGATVRRLTQVGGRVISHDGQITVTPPSWRPDMREPADLVEEVLRLEGLELIPSILPAAPAGRGLTPGQVRRRAIGKSLALNGFVEILPTPFLPAGIFDAWGLAPDDPRRAAMTVLNPLEADRPQLATTLLPGMLEALVRNVSRGAADVALFAIEQVALATPQTRALDPIPVDRRPTAAEIAAIDDSLPRQPLHVGAVMAGLREPAGPWGAGRPVQATDAFEAVQIIARACNVDVTLRAAQELPWHPGRCAEVLLGDQVVGYAGELHPAVIERTGLPKGTCAVELDLDAVPTVERLPVPAVSPFPAVFQDVSLVVDDTVAAQDVVDAVREGAGKLVEDVRLFDVYVGPQVGEGRKSLALALRFRAPDRTLTEDEASAARDAAVALAAERVGAVQRR, encoded by the coding sequence ATGCGCCTTCCGTACAGCTGGCTGCGCGAGATCGTCTCAGTCGGCGCACCGGGTTGGGACGTGAGTCCCGAGGAACTCGAGCAGACCTTCATCCGCATCGGTCACGAGGTCGAGGACATCATCCCGGTCGGCCCGGTCACGGGACCGTTGACCGTTGGCAGAGTTGTCGAGATCGAGGAACTCACCGAGTTCAAGAAGCCCATACGTGCATGCAAGGTCGACGTGGGCGCGCAGAACCTCGACGGTGAGTCGCGTGACATCGTCTGCGGAGCAAGCAATTTCAAGGTCGGCGATCTGGTGGTCGTGGCTTTGCCCGGCACCACGCTGCCTGGTGACTTCACCATCGCCAAGCGTAAGACCTACGGCCGCACCTCCGACGGCATGATCTGCTCGTCGTCCGAGCTGAACCTGGGCTCCGACCACGCCGGCATCATGGTTCTGCCGCCCGGCACCGCGGAGCCCGGCGCCAACGCCATCGACGTCCTCGGTCTGGATGACGTGGTGTTCGACCTCGCGATCACCCCGGATCGCGGTTACTGCCTGTCCGTCCGTGGCATGGCTCGCGAGATCGCCTGCGCCTACGACCTCGACTTCGTCGACCCCGTTGACACCATCCCCGCACTGCCCGCCGAGGGCGAGGCGTGGCCGTTGACCATTCAGCCGGGCACCGGTGTGCAGCGCTTCGGCCTTCGCCCCGTGACGGGCATCGACCCGACTGCGGTGTCGCCGTGGTGGATGCAACGCCGTCTGCTGCTGAGCGGAATCCGGTCCATCTCCCCGGCCGTCGACGTGACCAACTACGTCATGGTGGAGATCGGTCACCCGATGCACGCCCATGACCGCAAGCTCATCACCGGCGGGTTCGATGTCCGCTTCGCGAAGCCGGGGGAGACGGTCGTCACCCTCGACGGCGTCCAACGCACACTCGATCCGGGCGACGTTCTCATCGTCGACGACGTCGCGACGGCGGCGCTCGGCGGTGTGATGGGCGCAGGCACCACCGAGGTGCGCGAGAGCACAACCGACGTGCTGTTGGAGGCGGCGGTCTGGGACCCCGCGACGGTATCCCGGACGCAGCGCCGTCTGCACCTGGTGAGCGAGGCGAGCCGACGCTACGAGCGCACCGTGGATCCGGCGATTTCGGTTGCCGCCCTTGATCGTTGCGCCGCGCTGCTGGCTGATATCGCAGGCGGCACGTTGGAACCGACGCTGACGGACTGGCGCGGTGACCCGCCGCGCGAGGACTGGTCACCGGCGCCGGTGAGCATGGCACTGGACCTACCCGACCGGACCGCGGGTGTGTCGTATGCCGAGGGTGCCACCGTGCGCAGGCTCACCCAGGTGGGCGGCCGGGTGATCAGCCACGACGGCCAGATCACGGTGACACCGCCCAGTTGGCGACCCGACATGAGGGAACCCGCGGACCTCGTCGAGGAGGTGCTCAGGCTCGAGGGCCTCGAGCTGATCCCGTCGATTCTGCCGGCGGCACCCGCTGGTCGTGGTCTCACACCCGGCCAGGTGCGCCGGAGGGCGATCGGAAAGTCGCTGGCGCTCAACGGTTTCGTCGAGATCCTGCCGACACCGTTCCTGCCTGCTGGCATCTTCGATGCGTGGGGCCTGGCGCCCGACGATCCACGCCGCGCCGCAATGACGGTGCTCAACCCGCTGGAGGCCGATCGGCCCCAGCTGGCGACCACGCTGCTGCCCGGCATGCTAGAGGCGTTGGTGCGCAACGTTTCCCGTGGTGCCGCCGACGTCGCATTGTTCGCCATCGAGCAGGTGGCGCTGGCGACACCGCAGACCCGTGCGCTCGACCCGATCCCGGTTGATCGCAGGCCCACCGCCGCGGAGATCGCCGCGATCGACGACTCGCTGCCGCGTCAGCCGCTGCACGTGGGTGCCGTCATGGCCGGACTCCGCGAACCCGCCGGTCCGTGGGGTGCGGGGCGGCCGGTGCAGGCCACCGATGCCTTCGAGGCAGTGCAGATCATCGCGCGGGCCTGCAATGTCGACGTCACGCTGCGGGCGGCCCAAGAGCTGCCGTGGCATCCCGGCCGCTGCGCTGAGGTTCTACTCGGGGACCAGGTCGTCGGATACGCCGGCGAGTTGCACCCCGCGGTGATCGAGCGGACCGGCCTGCCTAAGGGCACGTGTGCCGTCGAACTCGATCTCGACGCGGTGCCCACCGTGGAGCGACTGCCCGTGCCCGCCGTGTCGCCGTTCCCGGCGGTGTTCCAGGACGTCAGCCTCGTTGTCGATGACACAGTGGCGGCCCAGGATGTCGTGGACGCGGTGCGAGAGGGCGCCGGAAAGCTCGTCGAGGACGTCCGACTGTTCGACGTGTACGTCGGCCCGCAGGTCGGTGAGGGGCGCAAGTCACTCGCTCTGGCCCTGCGGTTCCGCGCGCCCGACCGCACGTTGACCGAGGATGAGGCCAGTGCCGCGCGCGACGCCGCGGTGGCTCTGGCCGCCGAGCGTGTCGGCGCCGTCCAGCGCAGGTGA